The following are from one region of the Capsicum annuum cultivar UCD-10X-F1 chromosome 1, UCD10Xv1.1, whole genome shotgun sequence genome:
- the LOC107853835 gene encoding protein SAMBA has translation MSTGSSLTSSPARSSSSTMAMIGGNAGPASSIAVDDFNFPTDLISIQDRKDEALQVLKSDLMASLNKEVKSLDEDSWMFDGPRSCIHRISRPGRLHKHVEIGKQNSKLAATLK, from the exons ATGAGCACCGGCAGTTCGCTGACATCATCACCGGCGAGGTCATCGAGTTCAACGATGGCGATGATCGGAGGGAATGCGGGACCCGCATCATCTATAGCCGTTGATGATTTCAACTTCCCAACTGATCTCATCTCCATTCAAGACCGCAAAGACGAGGCTCTTCAAG TTCTCAAATCTGATCTAATGGCTTCACTGAACAAAGAGGTTAAATCCCTTGACGAGGATAGCTGGATGTTTGATGGACCTAGGTCTTGCATTCACAGGATTTCTAGGCCAG GTCGTCTTCACAAACATGTAGAAATTGGGAAGCAGAATTCTAAGTTGGCAGCCACATTAAAATGA